The Leguminivora glycinivorella isolate SPB_JAAS2020 chromosome 4, LegGlyc_1.1, whole genome shotgun sequence genome segment TTACATCACCGCTTTTCTTCTCATCATAATAAACGGATAAAAATACCAGCAATAACTGACCTACATAAACTGATCcagttaataaaatatgtaaaaggttcgtatataaattaacaatttcttGCAAAGGAAGGTGGCCGGTTGGCAGTGACACGTCAAGAGCTCTAGACTTGATCGTAACCGGACAACTAGGTCGCAGCGATTAGACTGTTTTTACGCATAAGTAATTTGAATGTGTTTTGCACGAAACGTATTTTTCTTCCAGAAAAACTTACGTACTTAAATCAAATATGACTTAATTACTGGCACAATTTTCATGTAAAAATTGGCGCTTAGACGTAGATTAAAATAACAATTCAGTGGAACGATGAAACCTTATAAAGGGCAGGGAGAAATAACTGTTGGTTCGATTGTTTACCTCCACTTCTATTCAAAGGCCTTCAAATAAAATGAGCACCTTGAGGCTTACATttttgtaagtaggtaagtacgtaTCGAATACTACCTAAGAAACGTAACGTAAGAAACCGTATTAAAAAGATTCAATgttgtttaaaagttttgaatgattcacggtaaataatcattagacttatacacggtgtttccggtatcactcaaaacctcagacaccccaactgatttttatttttttaaactcatctagagtattcatcttttaatctgatcgttacttttttttaaattgaatttttaattttctgtacagctctacttgacttttagctctacactcaataaaataattgctaactaccatcataaaccataagactatttatttgtgtacgttactgcaacgacataaggtttaccaatagacagctaagatgtcactgtaaaacactttaaatctttgtcacagtaaacttcaaattggacaggtaatcgcagtaagcaaataaactcaatattcaaaatgacaaggttgtaattaggtacgagttcaatttgttatgacttatgataaacattaagattaaactgacaaacaacgtcaaactagtagcggaaaaaataatcgtccaagtaaccagccagtattaataccataatacccctaaatactgaaaaaaggtaaacaacctctagcaatgcgatatacacaatgttgtattacgagtacaatagaatgggcacgtaaaaaataactaataatactaatttaaataaaaatattacccccatcaagatatagctcaatcgattctactttcgattctgaacaaactgttttcaggtttttagtgttaagtgaaacaaacacggtgtattgactgggtatacagggtgtaaacctaatacgggcgaacctcttaacggtggtgagtattggacgtataaaatgtaattagataacttttacttaaaattcaaatatttttttatccatacaaattaattcggcccgcaacgtaatgcaaatacactcccgttaaacgctcgttgacagttgtcattgattgtcatcgcaaccacgtttacagtacatttctgctgagatttttttccaaaaatcattatggggtgaaaattaaaagtaaatcaaaaacacctcttaattaatgataacaatattgaattacgcctggtttcatttatcgcccttattacgtttacgcgctgtatagaccgtgataacctttttgattcttgttgagctcccgatattcTCACTTATGCTCTCCCGATATGCTCAGTTTTCCGtgaaatcaaaaaaataatcaCGATCTATAGATAGTTCTTTTGACGGAGATATATCcccgtcaatataagtctaatgttgTATGAATGATGCTATATCGAGAAATGGTAtcgtattaaaaataaaatggtagGTACTCGTAGTACGGTACCTACTAATCAAATAGACTTTACGTTTTTGCCAATCAGGTCGGGCGTCTCGAATGGTTGAAAGCAGGCTGCTGGTATCATTACGGTATCTACAATCGATCAGAATTAACTGTAATCAACGGCATTGCTTTCTAGGAATGGCTACGCAAAAAAgttgaaaatcttaatttaaaacTTCCATCGGCGTTTAGACTTTTTAAGGTCAATGCGGATAAGTGTGGCATACAAGGGTTAGTGCGGCTGGCCTTTTGCTCACTGGTAAGGATAGTTTTGCAAGTTCATATATTTACTTGCCACTACTCGTGTTAAATGTAACGTAACTTGTGAAGTGAGATGAATACCCACGCAAAAAACCAGATACTTACACCTGTACAATTATGAGGCACAACCAAAATTACCTTACTGTAAACATCCATAACACATTCACCGCTGAGCTACGGCCATAGCCGATAACATGGGTTTCCCCAtatgtagcgaaaatgcatCGTAGAGGCAGAATGACAACGATAAATATACTAATAAGTACTAAACAGGTAACGCAGAATCGTTATAATAatctaataatttttaagaaaaaaaaaccgccttcctttggggttctggtgataaatactttcaaatgttggattatgttatcaattcgtctgtatattttttaatgtttgttattcgatatctccgtcatttctgaaccaattttgaaatctggatgattctgaagtacttacagatgagaatgattatcagaacggaactctaaccaggggcggctcactcttcatcagcagttccactgcaccaaatgtcactgttctggacgtaagtgcatgctgttcttataaaaataccaaagtcactataagtgtgccgttcagatttgaggagttccgttctgaccatcatcagcaattccactgcaccaaatatcactgttctggacgtaagtgcatgctgttcttataaaaataccaaagtcactataagtgtgccgttcagatttgaggagttccattctgaccatcatcaggagttccactgcaccaaatgtcactgttctgtacgtaaaggcatgctgttcctttaaaaacacaaaaatcaccatatgtaggtatgcctttcagatttgaggagttccctcgatttctccaggatcccatcatcagaactgggttctgagaaaagtgggaccaatctgtatgcatatacattcaatcaaaaaaaaaattttctaaatcggtccagtaacgacggagatatcgaggaacaaacattaaaaaaaaaataaaaaaaaacatacagacgacttgataaccccttcctttgagatttggaaggcggttaaaaacatTTCCAAACTTCCAGCAGAAGTCGGATAAAAAAAGGTTTTGCCTCGCTGGCACAAAACCCTGCAGATTAAGTTGTATGGCTTCGGTAGCCCGAGTGTCAGAGGCAGTACTGGCATTGTCCACCCACAGATAATAAGTCCGCGACGTCAAGAAGGCTAAAAAGTCAGTGTTAGGTAACGACGACTGAAGACGGATTGCTTGCAAGAATTCAGAAATAAGTAAGTTTGAGTTTTTATTAAGGTagctataacctaacctaaccacaaaataaaaattttgaaaaaaaccccgacatggtggaccgattttcatgaaacatggctaatactcccgaataattcagctttcaaacaaacaaaaaacaaaatcggttcatccgttcgggagctgaggccacagacatacatacccagacacacacagacagacagacagacatgtcaaacttataacaccccgtcatttttgcgtcaaAAACCGCGATATGGGAGGTTAATTTTTTAGTCAGCTCAGCTGGCTGTATAATTCGATTTGTTGTTTTGTAAGATATAATATAACAATAACGACCTTGGTAATTTAAGTGAATTAGACAGCCTTAAGTTAGCTACTACTAGACAGTCCCTAACTACAAGGTCAATAAGATAGAAACACAAAACGTAAGGACGTAATGATGACGACGACCGGTccggcgtagttggtagtgaccctgcctgctaagccgcggtcctgggttcaaatcccggtatggacatttatttgtatgatgaatacagatatttgttcccgagtcgtgggtgttttttatgtatatagtCGCCTGGCACAcattagtacaagctttgcttagtttggggctaggttgatatgtgtaaagtgtcccccaatatttatttatttaatgattaacgtcgttattcataaacgtactctaaagttatcaagccgataaagttcgtttgtccctttccgacgtattagtgtgatagaaagggacaaacgaactttatcggcttgaaaactttagtgtacgtttatgaataagggggtaattgTTTACCTACACCACCGATACCAATACATTTTCGCGTTAATCCTTAGATTGTAACCTGAAAAATGTAaactacatataatatcaaatagtgtaaagaaattatgatagaaagtttattttatatgtcggtgtatgaagaattttgtccagCACTGTAGGTCCCTTGATAAACTTATCCTTTAATTTGCTTAAGCAATGACGACTAATGAGCTTAATACTGTTAAAATTGCCCTGGGACGAATAACAAATATAagaataataaaacatttcttaCAAATATaaggtaggtagtaggtatctatctataattctatatacatatatgaatcAAATTCAGGTCAAGATCATATTAATGACGATTCAATTATCCACAAAAAGGAAACTTCAAATTAGCGTTTCTTGTTTGACGAATGGCCATATTTATGGCATATTTAATATCTAATCTGATATCTATTAATAAAACATGACAAGTAGGTATGTAgcctaaaaaaaaacttcttatTGCAAAGCGTAAAGGGATCAAATTTCCCAAATTAATTTTTTGTTTGCCATGTCTAGCCACTTCAAGGCCTCTAGGATTTTAGCCAGTGCTCGTCATTAACAAACCTCCAAAAAGAACAAATACCATTTCAGACTCGAACCATGGCAGAAGACCCATCATCAACGGAACCTTCCTGCCAGCTCCGTAGACGCCGGTCCGCGGGTAATCCGAACTTGCCCCTGAACCTCGAGGTGGGGTATCAGGTGAACGAAGGGGGACCGAGCCACGGAACCCCGTCTCCGTCTCCTGGATGCATCAAGTTTGCTGCGAGCTCCAGGTCCCCCACGTCGTCTTCAGCCCTTTTAGAGTTTAGGAAGAAGCAGCAATCTTTTGATATACAGGTAAGACTTTTGAGTGGCATATAACCGTGGAGtttattcattatacgcgatataatccgtttccatagttttaaatgattcacggttagattcattagacttatattgaccgggattatACGGGTCAGTAtaaatatagaccgtgattaccattttcattgaggtcccgatattcaACCACGATatttaatcacggtctatataagtccataattttatttcgtgGAGTTTAAATTTGttaatcaaaaacaaaactgatcTCGTGGGAGACAACAATCATAGTCGTGTAATCATTTTCTAATTCCCTCTTTTGTGATCaattgaaaagtaaatttattgGAATCATCGTAACTAGATATATGTAATTTGCTGAGACAGACTGAAAggaagtgatttttttaagtggaataCGTTAGAAGCGACGTGTTTGTATTACGGTTGAGTTAAAAGCGATGAAAGAGCTTGTAGACAGTATAACCTGATGGGCAGTACCTATTCTTCATATTAATTACCTAGCTTATTTTTTGTTGATAGATCGAAGAGTGTGAAGAGGAAGAGATCTTAATAGAGAGTGACGAAGAAACCGAACCGGGTACCCCTGCTCCCAATGTCAACCGCGCCGTGACGCCCACGCCTATACAGGACTTCGCTGCCAACGTCGTTTACACTGAAGGTAACATTTCATTTCACTCCTAGACCTTTTAGTTAAGCCAAAGCACATTTTGGTCACTTTGTCAAGAgtgcctgggtacgtagccgaatggcacaaacgctcacgaaacgaaacgctcgtagatatctatctttatcgctcttgcgtattggcgcgacagagctagccagactacctttcgcggcgtttcgttttcgtttcgcgtggcagaaatgtcatttggctacggcacctggcgtCAGTTGGCTAGATCGTTGGGTCGATGACATTCGGAAGGTTGCGGGTCATTTCTTCCATTTCTGAATCTAAGTAGCTGTAGAGAAGGGGCGTAGGTACTCTAAGCTTACTTCGTATGCAGTTGCATCACTATACTATGCATGtgttcagcagtgggcgataaatgACTGATAAGATGATGATGTTATTGCTTATCGAGCGAATAAGTACCTACCGCCAGTTAGTAAAGTCTCAAAGCGCGCAGTAAGCACTACGCCTCTCAATATTGGAAATGTGTTTTACTTTATTACTCCAGgagccaaaaataaaataaaaattactcacaaacacgtcacacaagcgaGATAGAAAATGAAACTCACCAGTGAACTGTAAACTGCTGCAGTCTTCAAAGTCCGAGTGCCTATCGCAAACACCGGAGTTCGCAAAGTATGGGAATCTTTCTTTACTGGGTTTAGGGTCAGTtgtatcaaccacatttgacagacacatcatcatcacgcagcagacgtccatggatattccgcgaattcgcacgaagcgctttgcttcttcttttcttatgcgcactgccaaggagtggaattccttgccgacggttatatttccgagctcatataacccggcaaccttcaaatcaagagtgaacaggcatcttctgggcgagctcactccatcgtaggccacgtctttgcctttggctagtctgtggccaagagtaagtccatttataataaaacaataaaaaaaatgaacttccgatacaataaaatttaagcaACGCTTTAACGGTTCCCGACAGTTTGGTGTAACCGGCCCTTAGTTATAATAGTAGTAGCCCGCTTAGTTGTAATAGTAGTAGCGCGTAGTTGTCCGCAGTTCGCGAGCTTCGGTGTTCGTGGTAGACGTAGGTATTTTGATGGCTACGCGTGATGGGGAGCGTATTGTAACACCAACACACTTTTCAGCACATTAGTGACAAAATTTATTCAAtgaacaattttattttagtaacggATCGTtttaatatagttttaatagattcgttgacactgacatattaaacaaaaTGTTTGACGGAGAACTTCAAAACTATGCCTGCAACATTTTTAAACTTCCGTTTAACTATGAAGGttcaatattttacattttcggTATGAAGAGAATTGAATCACTATACGTTTTAGAATATGGTAGAACCCATAAACTTCACGACTCTTCACTTCCCTTACAGACTCTATAACATTGTAACTGAACCCCGATAGGGAATATTATGCATAATTCTGCGTAGCGCGCCGCCTATCGTTAACTGGAGGGTGACTGGAGGGGAGGATGACCTGCAAAACACAAAACATCATCGAAATTTCGTTATTATCCGTATCACTCTTGTATCTCTAGAAAtgtcgatttttaattttcgcTTTAGGCTCTCTGCAAAATATCTGTTCCATCAATTTCATAGTAAAAACTTCTCAAAACACTATTTAAGGCATAGTATGTAGGAATAGTAATattacagtcgccatcaaatatatcggagATGTCAAagctctcacaaatatcggaacatgcctctatagggaacttgactgtagttaaaataaaatattttataccatgtacgaaataaagcatcagataattataagaaaaacatggacatagattatttttaaatccaatttctatttaataagtcaggtagaaatatataaagtaggtaactgagttgaccgtgacttcactcaattcgatttcatataaatcccatattagcaagtcgttcaaattcgttttgacagttcttaaaaagaagctggttTGACTAGAAGGCAAGTAGCATATTGTCAAGACGTACATAGGTAAGAGCGCGTAATCTCCGCTATGGGCCGTTATATGATTTACAATATCTGCTACTTCACAGGACCTCAAGTAACGGACTTCCTGAAGGTGAAAACTATAGAACAGGACTGCCTCACAGACGTCTCTGATGCGGACTCTGACGCAGAGGGCGAGGAGTGAACGAGAATACCtatcaaatatcattattctTCGTGTAtatgaatattataattatatatgttgATATTATCGCAATAAATATAATGAGTTGTTGGTAATTGTATGTTTTCTTGCAGACATTTTATCCTGCCTTGTTACCTTCTGACTAATCGTCATTCAAATCCGCACATCTATGATAAAGTTCTATGAAAAtggaaataagatgtcatatattaacactttcgctaccaagaacccgactgtcgggtacaccgctcgtagaagcgtagccgattacatgggtttccccgtatgtagcgaaaatgtcgtagcgccgcgtagagcccggtttcgaaagtgttaaagaaaaaaatacggacaccaccagtggcggaatccggattcgaaccggcgtgtttagcaatccgggctaacgccatgaacccctaggccaccccgtcacagcggaagccgtcgaaatttctcttctatatgccAGGTCAATCACTgaccagtttataataaaaaaaatacatatgccatctttgtaagactaggcgtctttgaccaactctaagggcatgACATCtgatttcgatttttaatttggaTAATTATAGTAGTctgactacttaaaaacacaaatcaaaatatttgttaaaataatttgatttgttcccatagttgcgtaactTATCTATGAAAtcattaaaataacatttgcaccgTCAAATCGCTGCCAACTTGGTATGAATCTGATACCTAATTGACAacgtacataaataaaaaaatccatgAATAGTTGTAAGAATTTTATTGCACTTTATATAGCAAAAATTCGTTTAGTTATAGGTATATGATGATTGGTGACAATGATGACTACATACATATGGGAGTGTCTTGACATATTTTGCCATTGTGCCATATTTTACCTTTGCcagtaaaacatatttttttcagaaattaaaaAGGCAAATACAAAATTAGTTTTATTCTTCATGTCATTAGTTGTGATTTGTGatatttagaattttataatccttagatatttaaataattctatCAAAATATATTACAGTTAAATATTTGGTTTGATCTAAGCAGCCGCATTTTAGATAACATTAGACCCTTTGCTTCCGTACGaataataaaactttaaaaaaactccgGCTTAGCATATTGTAATATATCGTGTCATTAACGATGACGGGCAGATTTGTCAAATGTAACCTTTAATAGTATGACATTATAAAGCAGAGCAAGCGTCTTCATGGATGACACGTTATACCGGGCCTCATATCAGATTGGAAATGAGATAGTTATTATCATACAGGGAATACAATCACTGGCATAACATCGTACAAAATAAAAGCTGCATAGCATAAATATCGGACACACTTATGGCTCtagaaataagattttttttataccacgtcagtggcaaacaggtatacggtccgcctgatggaaagcggtcaccgtaacctatggaggcCTGCAATTCAAGGGtgacacatgcgcgttgccgacccattagaaacttgtacactcctttcttgaagaaccccatactgtagttcatcgggaatacctcggcaaggagctcattccacagccggaacgtccgcgggaggaaattcctctgaaaccgcatgGTGCGCctatttaggttgcaaggtatgtggatgagcgccctgtcgatggcgagcggtgcgatgataagtggacgttggcatcatgtcagaCAGATATTTTTGCAGCCCTCTTTTTATGCGATGTTAGTGCCAGTAACTGTGGGTACATAtcgaaaaaattaaatattgaaaaGTTAAAACCGTAAAGTTTTTAGAATAAACTTAAACGGCAAACATGATAAACAAAGACATTAAGGACGAACTTTAAACGCATTGTCGTAAACACAACGCTAGTGCCCGGCGAATGTAAACCTTACTTAAAAGTGCGAAGGTTATTTCAATATCATCCGCTATTACTATAGTTGTCCTTGGGCCTGTAGGCAATAGTAACAACTTTGAAGTAATGTACCAACTTTTAGGTGTTTTTCCGGTCAAAAGGATATTCAATCACACcgaattgacgaccggtctggcgcagtcggtagtgaccctgcctgctacgccgcggtcccgggttcgaatcccggtaaaggcatttatttgtgtgatgagcacagatatttgttcctgagtcatggatgttttctatgtatataagtatttatatattatatatatcgttgctgagtacccacaacacaagccttcttgagcttaccgtgggcctcagtcaatctgtgtaagaatgtcatacaatatttaaaaaaaaaatcacaatcttCACGGccattatgtacctactcagCCTACTCAGGGTACAAGTAGTCATATACACTGGGCAAGTCTTGTTCGATACCGTCTATATTACAAAGTATtgtttattacaattattacaccAGTTTGATAATAGGAAAATGTCTATGTACAGTGAAGTCGAACTCTGGCGGCGTCGTGGAGTCTCGCTTGTGCCCGCCGGCCAGCAGTTTTAATACTACGAAATTTGTTTTTGCTACTTTTAGGAGATCCGTTATCTGTAACAAATATAAACAAGTTTTTAGTAAACgtacaaaacaaaaattgaactatattcctattttgaattagccggaattattgtaaacaaaggtgTGGCCGGTGCTATAAGAAATTAgcaccattcgaggtattaaaattaccgatattttacaagtttattaaaaatctttagatattccattacacaaataatgactctgtttaaccgaaaataaatttcaacacaaaacgttttggtatatttattgaaattaaaaagccgtttttgtcTGAGATAAattgtttattgcactggtatcactgtggaaatgtacctgggcgaccaa includes the following:
- the LOC125225037 gene encoding uncharacterized protein LOC125225037, which codes for MAEDPSSTEPSCQLRRRRSAGNPNLPLNLEVGYQVNEGGPSHGTPSPSPGCIKFAASSRSPTSSSALLEFRKKQQSFDIQIEECEEEEILIESDEETEPGTPAPNVNRAVTPTPIQDFAANVVYTEGPQVTDFLKVKTIEQDCLTDVSDADSDAEGEE